One Synechococcus sp. JA-2-3B'a(2-13) genomic window carries:
- the kaiC gene encoding circadian clock protein KaiC, whose protein sequence is MNQSLGPSEPEKPQDNTAEDSTEPTPDNHRADLSELRGIPKKQTGIEGFEDISHGGLPLGRTTLVSGTSGTGKTLFAMQFLYNGIVKYQEPGIFVTFEETPADIIRNASSFGWDLQALIDRGQLFILDASPDPEGYEVSGNFDLSALIERIQYAIRKYKAKRVSIDSVTAIFQQYDPAGVVRRELFRLTARLKQANVTTVMTTERTDEYGPIARYGVEEFVSDNVVILRNILEGEKRRRTIEILKLRGTTHMKGEYPFTITNDGINIFPLGAMQLTQRSSNVRVSSGIEKLDEMCGGGFFKDSIILATGATGTGKTSLVSKFLERGCLDGERCILFAYEESRAQLSRNASSWGIDLEEFERQGLLKIICAYPESAGLEDHLQKIKTEMMAFKPSRMAIDSLSALARGVSQNAFRQFVIGVTGLAKQEEITGFFTNTTDQFMGSHSITESHISTITDTIILLQYVEIRGEMARALNVFKMRGSWHDKGIREYLISNAGIQIRDSFRGYERIISGSPTRINVDEKNELSRIVQNVQALEEEGL, encoded by the coding sequence ATGAACCAGTCATTGGGGCCTTCTGAGCCAGAAAAGCCACAAGATAACACCGCAGAGGACTCCACCGAACCAACCCCAGACAACCACCGGGCGGATCTCTCAGAGCTGCGAGGGATCCCCAAAAAACAGACGGGCATCGAGGGCTTTGAAGACATCAGTCACGGTGGGCTACCCCTGGGACGCACCACCTTGGTCAGCGGCACCTCCGGCACCGGCAAAACCCTGTTTGCCATGCAGTTCCTTTACAACGGCATCGTGAAGTATCAAGAGCCGGGGATCTTCGTCACCTTCGAGGAAACCCCCGCCGATATCATTCGCAATGCCTCCAGCTTTGGCTGGGATCTGCAGGCCCTCATCGACAGGGGCCAACTGTTTATCCTGGATGCCTCCCCCGATCCCGAAGGCTATGAGGTGAGCGGCAACTTTGATTTGTCGGCCCTCATCGAGCGCATCCAGTACGCCATTCGCAAATACAAAGCCAAGCGGGTCTCCATCGACTCGGTGACGGCCATCTTTCAGCAATACGACCCTGCCGGTGTGGTGCGGCGGGAGCTGTTCCGCCTGACGGCCCGCCTCAAGCAGGCCAATGTCACCACCGTCATGACCACAGAGCGCACCGACGAGTACGGTCCCATCGCCCGCTACGGTGTGGAAGAATTCGTCTCCGACAACGTGGTGATCCTGCGCAACATCCTGGAGGGAGAGAAACGGCGGCGCACCATTGAGATCTTGAAGCTGCGGGGCACCACCCACATGAAGGGGGAATATCCCTTCACCATCACCAACGACGGGATCAACATCTTCCCCTTGGGAGCCATGCAGCTGACGCAGCGCTCCTCCAACGTGCGGGTCTCCTCCGGCATCGAGAAGCTGGACGAAATGTGCGGCGGCGGTTTCTTCAAGGACTCGATTATTTTGGCCACCGGCGCCACCGGCACGGGCAAAACCTCGCTGGTGAGCAAATTCCTGGAGCGGGGCTGCCTGGATGGGGAACGCTGCATTCTCTTTGCCTACGAAGAGTCGCGGGCGCAGCTGTCCCGCAACGCCTCCTCCTGGGGCATTGACCTGGAAGAGTTCGAGCGGCAGGGCCTCCTCAAGATCATCTGCGCCTACCCAGAATCTGCCGGCCTGGAAGACCACCTGCAGAAGATCAAAACCGAGATGATGGCCTTCAAGCCCTCCCGCATGGCCATCGACTCCCTGTCAGCCCTGGCGCGGGGAGTGAGCCAAAATGCCTTCCGCCAGTTTGTAATCGGGGTAACTGGCCTGGCCAAGCAGGAGGAGATCACCGGCTTTTTCACCAACACCACCGACCAATTCATGGGATCCCATTCCATCACCGAATCCCATATTTCCACCATCACCGACACGATTATCCTGCTGCAATACGTGGAGATCCGCGGAGAAATGGCCCGCGCCCTCAACGTCTTCAAAATGCGGGGATCCTGGCACGACAAAGGGATCCGCGAGTACCTGATCTCCAACGCAGGCATCCAAATCCGCGATTCCTTCCGGGGCTACGAGCGCATCATCAGCGGATCCCCGACCCGCATCAATGTGGATGAGAAAAACGAGCTCTCCCGGATTGTGCAAAACGTCCAGGCCCTCGAGGAAGAAGGGTTGTGA